One part of the Thermanaeromonas sp. C210 genome encodes these proteins:
- a CDS encoding IreB family regulatory phosphoprotein, which translates to MQETMMFKMEKEEKIRVRDVLREVKAALEERGYNPINQLVGYLLSGDPAYITSHRGARNLIRRVERDEILEELLNHYLKEE; encoded by the coding sequence ATGCAGGAAACCATGATGTTTAAAATGGAAAAAGAGGAAAAAATAAGAGTAAGGGATGTGTTAAGGGAAGTTAAGGCGGCCCTCGAGGAAAGGGGATATAACCCCATTAATCAGCTGGTCGGGTATCTTTTATCTGGCGACCCTGCTTACATTACCAGCCATAGGGGCGCCCGTAATTTGATTCGCAGGGTTGAGCGGGATGAAATCTTGGAGGAATTGCTCAATCATTATTTAAAGGAGGAATAG